A genomic stretch from Echeneis naucrates chromosome 6, fEcheNa1.1, whole genome shotgun sequence includes:
- the LOC115044417 gene encoding zinc finger protein 551 translates to MDKDKCTDIHGPCSWMEMHQYIGDLITSGITSKDQPDVLNAAWGLAAGDPAALGFKAAALEPLPHPTPAQDKAEAALHVPPRATQSKGEARHRREDVPRTCTCPGCPYSTSPPSFETLKPRQSLSSTSRSQAACHPKDLSRTAPMSLSTCLPNTKQSSTATSELEIGTPSRLQGENADRESQSPEPNSESPPTRTSTGTLSSLSMFPCLCCHCGLQTCTQILGSQDSSDSPFSHTHAHHHFHHHHCPIASCFSCPQLAHSHSPQLSRPLPCFSCQRSFPTCSQVCQHQSRQTQQQERGRTSASSSSPHPCMHCSASFSRPSQLLQHQRSEHAHKPSGFLCTECGRSFNSHSNLRIHLNVHTGARPYTCSDCGKSFSQSGALKIHRRIHTGERPYSCGFCGRGFPHLAGVRAHQRTHTGEKPYCCSQCGKCFTQSGALKIHTRIHTGERPFICSICGKGFSNRSGIRFHSRTVHGLTSEHAGEAAVTGGYRGAAGCGYSPGHPKTFLPASFGPSVPNRSGSNPRDSPNSGGAAASTAAQSETGNAGSNREGLLYACEDCGLRFKDAPSRNRHQTLVHYSSEGREEEGGQRKEVSTNESTQSNSSK, encoded by the exons ATGGACAAAGACAAGTGTACCGACATT CATGGTCCCTGCTCCTGGATGGAGATGCACCAGTACATCGGTGACCTCATCACCTCTGGAATCACCTCCAAGGATCAGCCAGATGTGCTGAATGCGGCGTGGGGGCTGGCTGCAGGGGACCCTGCCGCTCTGGGgttcaaagctgctgctcttgAGCCTCTACCACATCCTACACCAGCTCAGGACAAGGCAGAGGCAGCGCTGCACGTCCCGCCTAGAGCCACACAGAGCAAGGGAGAGGCCAGACACCGAAGAGAAG ATGTGCCTCGTACCTGTACCTGCCCCGGCTGCCCTTACTCCACTTCCCCACCTTCCTTTGAGACTTTAAAACCCAGACAGTCTCTGTCCTCAACATCACGTTCACAGGCAGCTTGCCACCCCAAAGATCTGAGCAGGACTGCTCCAATGAGCCTAAGCACGTGCCTCCCCAATACCAAACAAAGCAGTACTGCCACATCCGAGTTAGAGATTGGGACGCCAAGCCGACTCCAGGGAGAGAATGCAGACCGAGAGTCTCAGAGCCCGGAGCCTAATTCAGAGTCTCCTCCAACCAGAACGTCCACAGGCACTTTGTCCAGTCTCTCCATGTTCCCCTGCTTGTGTTGTCACTGTGGCCTCCAGACCTGCACCCAGATACTGGGCTCCCAGGACAGCAGTGACTCCCCTTTTTCTCACACCCACGCCCATCATCATTTCCATCACCACCACTGCCCCATAGCTTCCTGTTTTTCATGCCCTCAGCTTGCCCACTCTCACTCCCCACAGCTCTCTCGTCCTTTGCCCTGCTTTTCTTGCCAGCGCTCCTTCCCTACCTGCTCTCAGGTCTGCCAGCACCAGAGCAGGCAAACGCAGCAACAAGAGAGAGGCAGGACATCCgcatcctcatcatcaccacATCCCTGCATGCActgctctgcctccttctccAGGCCatcccagctgctgcagcaccagCGCTCTGAGCATGCCCACAAACCGTCAGGCTTCCTCTGCACAGAGTGCGGCAGGTCCTTCAACTCACACAGCAACCTCCGCATCCACCTCAATGTGCACACGGGTGCCCGGCCCTACACCTGCTCTGACTGCGGGAAGAGTTTTAGCCAGTCAGGAGCTCTGAAGATCCACAGACGAATTCACACAGGTGAAAGGCCATATTCTTGTGGATTTTGCGGTAGGGGGTTCCCCCATCTGGCAGGGGTTCGGGCTCATCAAAGGACCCACACTGGTGAGAAGCCCTACTGCTGCAGCCAGTGTGGGAAATGTTTCACGCAGTCTGGAGCTTTGAAGATTCACACTCGtatccacacaggagagaggcCCTTTATCTGCAGCATTTGTGGGAAGGGCTTTTCGAACCGCTCCGGGATCCGCTTTCACTCCCGCACCGTCCACGGGCTGACGTCTGAACATGCTGGAGAAGCTGCAGTTACGGGTGGATATCGTGGAGCAGCAGGCTGTGGTTATTCACCTGGGCATCCCAAGACTTTTCTTCCCGCTAGCTTCGGTCCAAGTGTACCTAACAGGTCAGGCAGCAATCCGCGTGATTCCCCAAACTCTGGCGGTGCTGCTGCATCAACTGCTGCTCAGTCTGAGACAGGAAACGCTGGCTCTAACAGAGAGGGACTTCTGTATGCATGTGAGGACTGTGGCTTGCGTTTTAAAGATGCCCCCTCGAGAAACAGACACCAGACTCTGGTGCACTACTCCTctgaagggagagaggaggaagggggacaGAGGAAAGAGGTAAGTACCAATGAGAGCACCCAGAGTAACAGCAGCAAGTGA